From Arachis stenosperma cultivar V10309 chromosome 2, arast.V10309.gnm1.PFL2, whole genome shotgun sequence, one genomic window encodes:
- the LOC130960767 gene encoding putative disease resistance protein RGA4 → MAEVVSSVASTLLANLATKSFQEITLACGLEDDIQKFESSLRIINAYLIDAENKQAKNRSIDEWLKQVREAFDDAGDILDEIEYEAKLNEVVKMYGSIITKVRRFFSYTSNPLAFRIKMAHKIKDMKQKMDEKIREGRNLGIIEQHVNTPALEHNLPWRETASSLPSRVRGRREEKAKIIKSLMTQKSEANSIDVISIVGIGGLGKTTLAQMVYNDTRVKANFDTLMWVCVSDDFDVKKLIQKIIHAASKTENVVDSNSSLEYMISLLNQNLHGERFLLVLDDVWNENHSKWDELRNHLLEAGGDKGSKIIVTTRSEKVADIAGRNLVMKLKELPKNECWWLFTKCAFQEEKEEEKYPRLKQIGEQIVEKCKGVPLAIITLGCLLKSKFHDENEWRKIRDSEVWNLDQEETDILPSLRLSYNHLPPEVKQCFSYCSCFPKDYEYLIIELIMFWMAHGLLQPTREGEDAEDIGELYIKKLVSTSLLQIDEAAAYGFPKFKNLMTFKLLKMHDLVHDLARLTMKESSKTRTIVQEGQQEASKEWTSDKFNYLRVLHLTKHMESSSLPDDCFATMKKHLRFLNLGNYYLEKLPDSICKLQNLQSLWLGESYGFPEFPKNMKNLIYLQYLNLMIANTSLSSMNIGCFQQLKFLYIYKCSKLVSIPSAIGRLTTLKKLGFHWCQELVKFEDEEEEGKQHVVVNNLNLQLFFITGSKKLDALPKWLERATKLQYLSISIMRIKSLPTRMPMTSLEELYIDNCKELSSLPNMDQTHKLQYLKIHYCPILGARYNKQTGPDWAKIAHIPHCEVRYNRSGE, encoded by the exons ATGGCTGAAGTTGTTTCAAGTGTGGCATCAACACTCTTGGCCAATTTAGCAACAAAATCGTTCCAAGAGATTACTCTGGCATGTGGTCTTGAAGATGATATACAAAAGTTTGAAAGTTCTTTGAGAATCATCAATGCATATCTCATAGATGCTGAGaacaaacaagcaaaaaatCGCAGTATAGATGAGTGGTTGAAGCAAGTCAGAGAGGCATTTGATGATGCTGGTGACATATTAGATGAAATAGAGTATGAAGCAAAACTTAATGAAGTGGTCAAAATGTATGGAAGCATTATCACGAAGGTTCGTCGATTCTTCTCATATACAAGTAATCCACTTGCATTTCGCATCAAGATGGCCCACAAAATCAAAGATATGAAACAGAAAATGGATGAAAAAATAAGAGAAGGGAGAAACCTGGGTATAATTGAACAACATGTCAACACGCCAGCTTTGGAGCACAATTTACCATGGCGAGAAACTGCTTCTTCATTGCCTTCCCGTGTGCGTGGTAGACGTGAAGAAAAAGCGAAGATTATAAAGTCATTGATGACACAAAAATCAGAAGCTAATAGTATTGATGTGATCTCAATTGTTGGGATTGGAGGTTTGGGAAAGACTACACTTGCACAAATGGTTTACAATGATACCCGAGTGAAGGCGAATTTCGATACGTTAATGTGGGTTTGTGTTTCTGATGATTTTGATGTGAAGAAgctaatacaaaaaattattcatGCGGCTTCAAAGACAGAGAATGTCGTGGATTCAAATTCTAGTTTGGAATATATGATATCTCTTCTCAATCAAAATTTACATGGTGAGAGATTCTTACTCGTCTTGGACGATGTTTGGAACGAAAACCACAGCAAATGGGATGAATTGAGAAATCACTTGTTAGAAGCAGGTGGTGACAAAGGCAGCAAAATCATAGTGACCACTCGTAGCGAAAAAGTTGCCGACATTGCGGGGAGAAATCTtgtaatgaaattaaaagaacttCCTAAGAATGAATGTTGGTGGCTCTTTACAAAATGTGCATTccaagaagagaaggaagaagagaagtaCCCAAGACTAAAGCAAATTGGGGAGCAAATTGTTGAAAAATGCAAAGGGGTGCCCTTGGCTATAATAACTTTGGGTTGCTTGCTTAAATCAAAATTCCATGATGAAAATGAATGGAGAAAAATAAGGGATAGTGAAGTGTGGAATCTCGATCAAGAAGAAACTGACATTTTGCCATCACTCAGATTGAGTTACAATCACTTGCCACCAGAAGTAAAGCAATGTTTTTCATATTGCTCTTGTTTTCCAAAGGATTATGAGTACTTGATTATTGAGTTGATTATGTTTTGGATGGCTCATGGACTCCTCCAACCTACACGTGAAGGGGAAGATGCAGAAGATATTGGGGAATTGTATATTAAGAAGCTTGTTTCAACATCTTTACTTCAAATTGATGAAGCAGCAGCTTACGGCTTTCCtaagttcaaaaatttgatgACATTTAAACTACTCAAAATGCATGATCTTGTACATGATCTTGCACGATTAACCATGAAAGAGTCAAGCAAGACAAGAACCATTGTGCAAGAGGGGCAACAAGAAGCATCAAAAGAATGGACCTCCGACAAGTTCAACTATCTGAGGGTGTTGCACCTAACAAAACATATGGAGTCAAGCTCGTTGCCTGATGATTGCTTTGCCACAATGAAGAAGCACTTGAGATTTCTCAATCTTGGAAATTATTATTTGGAAAAGCTCCCTGATTCCATTTGTAAGCTGCAAAATTTGCAAAGTTTGTGGCTTGGTGAAAGTTACGGCTTCCCAGAGTTTCccaaaaatatgaaaaatctCATCTACCttcaatatttgaatttgatgattgCAAATACAAGTTTATCCTCAATGAACATAGGGTGCTTCCAACAACTCAAATTCTTGTATATTTACAAATGTTCAAAGTTAGTGTCCATACCAAGTGCTATTGGTCGCTTGACTACTCTAAAGAAGCTGGGTTTTCATTGGTGTCAAGAGTTGGTGAAGTTTGaggatgaagaggaagaaggaaaGCAACATGTGGTAGTAAATAATTTAAACCTTCAATTATTCTTTATTACTGGATCAAAAAAGTTGGATGCGTTACCAAAATGGCTTGAAAGAGCTACTAAATTGCAATATTTGAGTATAAGCATAATGAGGATAAAATCATTGCCCACAAGGATGCCGATGACCTCTCTTGAAGAACTTTATATCGATAATTGTAAAGAATTGTCATCTCTTCCTAACATGGATCAAACTCATAAGCTTCAGTATTTAAAGATACATTATTGTCCCATATTAGGTGCAAGGTACAATAAGCAGACAGGTCCAGATTGGGCCAAAATTGCTCATATCCCACACTGCGAG GTACGCTACAATAGAAGCGGAGAGTAG